One segment of Saprospiraceae bacterium DNA contains the following:
- a CDS encoding tungsten formylmethanofuran dehydrogenase — MPTLAPTKKQKTAPVNPVTRAVLKQAFRFMATAKSMTETYEANFKFVSKYVHATSRGHEAIQLAVGMQLLPQDYAYLYYRDDAMLLGMGLRPYELMLQLMAKRDDPFSAGRSYYCHPSLRRPDFPKIPHQSSATGMQAIPATGSALGFWYKEQMGIPFIEDGTAHVEMMVDLENPYPYHFKSQSPATHHPSPIVVCSLGDASVTEGEVAEAFQMAVLKKLPILYLVQDNGWDISANAAETRVANAAEYARGFPGLEAVSIEGNDFEECWKTVADIIEKIRRERRPFLLHARVPLLNHHTSGVRKEWYRDDLDEHARRDPYPILRKTLLENGFSEKELQKIEKEAVATVEADFEQAKNAEDPRPEDLYAHDFAPTPITEERGERSPQNREPKVMVDCALFAIEELMRKHPECLLYGQDVGRRLGGVFREAATLAEKFGDHRVFNTPIQEAFIIGSTVGMSAVGLKPIVEVQFADYIWPGLNQLFTEVARSCYLTNGKWPVSCVVRVPIGAYGSGGPYHSSSVETVVTNVRGVKIAYPSNGADLKGLLKAAYYDPNPVVIFEHKGLYWSKVRGTEAARTVEPGEDYVIPFGKARTVLSAENEWVEKGETLGIVTYGMGVHWALNAANDRFKGRVEILDLRTLCPLDEAAMYALAQRHGKVLVVTEEQVNNSFAQTLAARIQEHCFQWLDAPVRTIGAANMPAVPLNSTLEQEMIPSIEKVGDAMEGMLKW, encoded by the coding sequence ATGCCCACCCTCGCACCGACAAAAAAACAAAAAACCGCCCCCGTCAACCCAGTGACACGCGCCGTTCTGAAGCAGGCCTTCCGCTTCATGGCCACCGCCAAGTCCATGACGGAGACCTACGAGGCCAATTTCAAATTCGTCAGCAAGTACGTCCACGCCACCTCACGCGGCCACGAGGCCATCCAGCTGGCCGTCGGGATGCAACTGCTTCCCCAAGACTATGCCTACCTCTACTACCGCGACGACGCGATGTTGCTCGGCATGGGGCTGCGCCCCTACGAGCTCATGCTCCAACTCATGGCCAAGCGCGACGACCCCTTCTCCGCCGGGCGCTCCTACTATTGCCACCCCAGCCTGCGCCGCCCCGATTTCCCCAAAATCCCTCACCAAAGCAGCGCCACCGGGATGCAAGCCATTCCCGCCACGGGTTCGGCCTTGGGATTTTGGTACAAAGAGCAAATGGGAATACCGTTTATAGAGGACGGCACTGCCCATGTCGAAATGATGGTTGACTTGGAAAACCCCTACCCTTACCACTTCAAGTCGCAGTCGCCAGCCACCCATCACCCATCACCCATCGTTGTCTGCTCTTTGGGCGATGCCTCCGTCACCGAAGGCGAAGTAGCCGAGGCCTTCCAAATGGCAGTGCTGAAAAAACTCCCGATTCTCTACCTCGTGCAGGACAACGGCTGGGACATCTCGGCCAACGCCGCCGAGACCCGCGTCGCCAACGCCGCCGAATACGCGCGGGGGTTCCCCGGCCTCGAAGCCGTCAGTATCGAGGGCAATGACTTTGAGGAATGTTGGAAAACAGTCGCCGATATTATTGAAAAAATCCGCCGCGAGCGCCGCCCGTTTCTGCTCCACGCGCGCGTCCCGCTTTTGAACCACCACACCTCCGGCGTTCGCAAGGAATGGTACCGCGACGACCTCGACGAGCACGCCCGCCGCGACCCCTACCCTATTTTGCGCAAGACTTTGTTGGAAAACGGCTTTTCGGAAAAAGAACTCCAAAAAATTGAAAAAGAGGCCGTTGCAACGGTCGAGGCAGATTTTGAGCAGGCCAAAAACGCCGAAGACCCACGCCCCGAAGACCTTTATGCCCACGACTTCGCCCCCACGCCCATCACCGAAGAACGCGGCGAACGCTCGCCCCAAAACCGCGAGCCGAAGGTCATGGTGGACTGCGCCCTCTTCGCCATCGAGGAGCTCATGCGCAAGCACCCCGAATGTCTGCTCTACGGCCAAGACGTGGGGCGACGGCTCGGCGGCGTGTTCCGCGAGGCCGCCACGCTGGCCGAAAAATTCGGCGACCACCGCGTGTTCAACACGCCCATCCAAGAGGCATTCATCATCGGCAGCACCGTCGGCATGAGCGCCGTCGGGCTGAAGCCCATCGTCGAGGTGCAATTCGCCGACTACATCTGGCCGGGGCTGAACCAACTCTTCACCGAGGTCGCCCGCAGCTGTTACCTCACCAACGGCAAATGGCCGGTCAGCTGCGTGGTGCGCGTCCCCATTGGCGCGTATGGGAGCGGCGGCCCCTACCACAGCAGCAGCGTGGAGACGGTCGTGACCAACGTTCGCGGCGTGAAAATCGCCTATCCGAGCAATGGGGCCGACCTGAAAGGCCTGCTCAAGGCCGCCTACTACGACCCGAACCCTGTCGTCATTTTTGAGCATAAAGGCCTCTACTGGTCGAAAGTGCGCGGCACCGAAGCCGCCCGCACCGTGGAGCCGGGCGAGGATTACGTCATCCCCTTCGGCAAAGCCAGAACAGTCTTGTCGGCTGAAAACGAATGGGTCGAAAAAGGCGAAACGCTCGGCATTGTCACTTACGGCATGGGGGTGCATTGGGCCTTGAACGCCGCGAACGACCGCTTCAAGGGCCGCGTGGAAATCCTCGACCTGCGCACCCTTTGCCCACTTGACGAGGCGGCCATGTATGCGCTTGCCCAACGGCACGGCAAGGTGCTCGTCGTCACCGAAGAGCAGGTGAACAACTCCTTCGCCCAGACTTTGGCCGCTCGCATCCAAGAGCACTGCTTCCAATGGCTCGACGCGCCCGTGCGCACCATCGGCGCGGCGAATATGCCCGCCGTACCGCTCAATTCGACCTTGGAACAGGAAATGATTCCCTCGATTGAAAAAGTGGGCGACGCGATGGAGGGGATGTTAAAATGGTGA
- the lysA gene encoding diaminopimelate decarboxylase, with translation MELVNNHYQLAGGIDPLALCKEYGTPLYVYDASVMERQYQRITGAFSYPKVHIHYACKALTNLTVMRLFRQWGAGLDCVSIQEVQLGLMAGFKPADILYTPNFASFEEYDEAARLGVKINIDAIPMLENWGLHHKDIPICLRINPHLMAGGNEKISVGHIDSKFGISIHQLPHVLRVVESQGLIIEGLHMHTGSDILDVDVFLRGADILFEAARKFPHLQYIDLGSGFKVPYKPDDIETDVEELGEKLSQKFAQFCDEIGRELTLMFEPGKYLVSEAGYLFAKCTLVKQTTSTVFVGLDTGLNHLIRPMFYGSYHKIVNVTEPTFKPRIYTVVGNICETDTFAVDRRLAEVVEGDIIGFHNAGAYGWMMASNYNSRPRPAEALLYKGKALLIRKRETLEDLTRNQVPVNLEEIL, from the coding sequence ATGGAACTTGTCAACAACCACTACCAACTCGCCGGCGGCATTGACCCGCTCGCACTTTGCAAAGAATACGGCACCCCTCTCTACGTCTATGATGCCTCTGTGATGGAACGCCAATACCAGCGCATCACAGGGGCTTTTTCATATCCGAAAGTCCACATCCACTACGCCTGCAAAGCACTCACCAACTTGACCGTGATGCGGCTCTTTCGCCAATGGGGAGCAGGGCTTGACTGTGTGTCCATTCAGGAGGTGCAATTGGGCCTCATGGCTGGTTTCAAGCCAGCAGACATCCTCTACACCCCCAATTTCGCCAGCTTCGAGGAATACGACGAGGCGGCTCGGCTCGGCGTGAAAATCAACATTGATGCCATTCCAATGCTTGAAAACTGGGGGCTGCACCATAAAGACATCCCTATTTGCCTGCGCATCAACCCGCACCTAATGGCAGGCGGCAATGAAAAAATCAGCGTGGGGCATATTGATTCCAAATTTGGCATCAGCATTCACCAACTGCCCCATGTGTTGCGCGTGGTGGAAAGCCAAGGGCTTATCATCGAAGGCTTGCACATGCACACTGGCTCCGATATCCTCGACGTGGATGTGTTTTTGCGCGGCGCCGACATCCTGTTCGAGGCTGCTCGCAAATTCCCGCATCTTCAGTACATAGACCTCGGCAGTGGTTTCAAAGTGCCTTACAAACCCGACGACATTGAGACCGACGTGGAGGAGCTAGGCGAAAAACTCAGCCAGAAATTCGCTCAATTCTGCGACGAGATTGGCCGCGAACTGACCTTGATGTTTGAGCCGGGCAAATACCTGGTGAGTGAGGCAGGCTATCTTTTCGCAAAATGCACCTTGGTGAAACAAACCACCTCGACGGTCTTCGTGGGTCTGGACACCGGCCTCAATCACCTTATCCGCCCCATGTTCTACGGCTCGTATCACAAAATCGTGAACGTGACCGAGCCAACGTTCAAACCGCGCATCTACACAGTGGTGGGCAACATCTGCGAGACGGACACCTTCGCCGTTGACCGCCGGCTAGCAGAGGTGGTGGAAGGCGACATCATCGGCTTCCACAACGCGGGAGCCTATGGCTGGATGATGGCTTCCAACTACAATTCGCGCCCTCGACCCGCAGAAGCGCTGCTTTACAAGGGGAAAGCCCTTCTGATTCGCAAACGCGAAACATTGGAGGATTTAACACGCAATCAAGTGCCAGTCAATTTGGAAGAAATTCTCTAA
- a CDS encoding sigma-70 family RNA polymerase sigma factor: MVKFIPTPCRQIRRRSHLLCNPSKHCTFDRVNEATLLQALAAQDPAAQKWLYDRYSPMLFALCRRYLRTREDAEEALVSGLFKVLSQIEHYTGAGSFEGWMRRIVVNECLMMLRKTQLLVFPGNDLQLNESHADTFSIDAEISAREILELLDQLPNGYRTVFNLYVLEGYKHHEIADLLGISINTSKSQLILAKQKLRNLLKAKGY; this comes from the coding sequence ATGGTGAAATTTATTCCAACGCCTTGCCGCCAAATCCGTCGTCGCTCGCATCTTTTGTGCAATCCATCCAAACATTGCACCTTTGACCGCGTGAACGAAGCAACGCTCCTCCAAGCCCTTGCGGCCCAAGACCCGGCAGCCCAGAAATGGCTTTACGACCGCTATTCGCCGATGTTGTTTGCGCTTTGCCGCCGCTACCTCCGCACACGCGAGGATGCGGAGGAGGCGTTGGTGAGCGGGTTGTTCAAGGTGCTATCGCAAATCGAGCATTACACGGGCGCGGGCAGTTTTGAGGGGTGGATGCGCCGCATCGTGGTGAATGAGTGCCTGATGATGCTTCGCAAGACGCAACTGTTGGTGTTTCCCGGCAACGACTTGCAACTGAACGAATCGCACGCCGATACTTTCAGCATTGATGCCGAAATATCGGCGCGAGAAATCCTTGAACTGCTCGACCAACTGCCCAACGGCTACCGCACGGTTTTTAACCTCTATGTGCTGGAAGGCTACAAACACCACGAAATCGCCGACTTGCTCGGCATCAGTATCAATACCAGCAAGAGCCAACTCATATTGGCCAAGCAAAAACTTAGAAACCTTCTGAAAGCCAAAGGTTATTGA
- a CDS encoding tetratricopeptide repeat protein: protein MAKSGKPNPKSGKQQQATPSQKKTETPSRSPVRESKPRKTAEIRNLLERPSTQSPYDPLLRKIFWGVAAAGLLVLVILSFGSGINADDKFQVDYSQKLVRYYGTFGKDTAALNIPDGNMHLYGGFFEVVTGFANKALGFEPTTLAYHNVRHASSAVLGWSAMLCAALFAQMFAGWRAGLITLIFMLLSPRFVGDSLMNPKDIPFAAGYMMAIYNMAAVLERMPNPRRWNVVGLVVGLGIALATRAGGLLSFAMLGLFAALHFWLKNGGLAAFSNGAVLRKYALVVVGAAVAGYAFALLFWPFGLQAPLKNPFEALSKFADLEVKIRVLYEGANVMSDKTPWHYPLKWMFYTIPLAVILGVFGSLLGLFVLLKKYNPLWVSLALFAAVFPVFYVIYKNSVIHDGWRHLTFAYPPMCVAAALAWNELVGFFEGKKYAQWATYGLMGVLLADAGAFIVSNYKFPYVYFNPVVGGAKGAYDKFETDYWGVSVRQGIEWLESQGVLRPDMKDTVAIATNMFYSARQLTDKYGDKVHLKYLKWERRCDEAWDYALYPSRFIDGATLQKGSWPPSNAVYVVRAGGAPLLAVLKDDTKHCATATAAFKSTDWPTAIEHYKSEVAAHPDNDIAWVGMSLSYLNLGELEESKKAAERAIEITPDDPQANNLIGMYWMNKNDAAKAKSQFELALRKESNNPMAWYYLAIIARSQQDNQTALKNLMNAIELAPNFKQAYEMSAQIYESQGNAQAAQRFRAALGQLQ from the coding sequence ATGGCAAAATCCGGCAAGCCCAACCCCAAGTCTGGCAAACAACAGCAGGCGACACCCAGCCAGAAAAAGACCGAGACACCAAGCCGTTCGCCCGTGCGCGAAAGCAAGCCGCGCAAGACTGCCGAAATCCGCAATCTCTTGGAGCGACCTTCCACCCAATCGCCCTACGACCCGCTGCTGCGCAAAATCTTCTGGGGCGTGGCTGCTGCGGGGCTGTTGGTGCTGGTCATTCTTTCCTTCGGCTCCGGCATCAATGCCGACGATAAGTTCCAAGTGGATTATTCGCAAAAGCTCGTCCGCTATTACGGCACGTTTGGCAAGGACACCGCTGCGCTAAACATCCCCGATGGCAATATGCACCTCTACGGCGGCTTCTTCGAAGTGGTGACGGGCTTTGCAAACAAGGCCTTGGGCTTCGAGCCGACGACTTTGGCTTATCACAACGTGCGCCACGCATCAAGTGCCGTGCTGGGCTGGAGCGCCATGCTGTGCGCGGCACTGTTCGCGCAGATGTTTGCGGGTTGGCGAGCCGGACTCATCACTTTGATATTCATGTTGTTGTCGCCGCGTTTTGTTGGTGACTCTCTGATGAACCCCAAGGACATCCCCTTTGCGGCGGGCTACATGATGGCAATTTACAACATGGCTGCCGTGTTGGAGCGAATGCCAAATCCTCGGCGCTGGAACGTGGTGGGCTTGGTGGTCGGGTTAGGCATCGCGCTGGCGACAAGGGCGGGTGGCTTGTTGTCGTTCGCCATGCTGGGATTGTTTGCGGCGCTTCATTTTTGGCTCAAAAACGGCGGCTTGGCAGCATTTTCCAATGGTGCGGTTTTGAGAAAATACGCGCTGGTCGTAGTCGGCGCAGCGGTGGCTGGCTATGCGTTCGCGCTGCTCTTCTGGCCCTTCGGGTTGCAGGCACCGTTGAAAAACCCCTTTGAGGCGCTCTCTAAATTTGCTGACTTGGAGGTGAAAATCCGGGTGCTTTACGAGGGCGCCAACGTGATGTCGGACAAAACACCGTGGCACTATCCGCTCAAATGGATGTTCTACACGATTCCGTTGGCGGTGATTTTGGGTGTGTTCGGCAGCCTGCTTGGGTTGTTCGTTTTGCTCAAAAAATACAACCCGTTGTGGGTGTCGCTGGCTCTTTTTGCGGCTGTTTTCCCTGTTTTTTATGTGATTTACAAAAACTCGGTGATTCACGACGGGTGGCGTCACCTCACGTTTGCCTATCCGCCGATGTGCGTTGCGGCGGCGTTGGCTTGGAACGAACTTGTCGGTTTTTTTGAAGGAAAAAAATACGCGCAATGGGCAACCTACGGTCTCATGGGTGTCTTGCTCGCCGATGCGGGTGCTTTCATCGTGTCCAATTACAAATTCCCCTACGTCTATTTCAACCCCGTTGTCGGTGGGGCGAAGGGTGCTTACGACAAGTTTGAGACCGACTATTGGGGCGTGAGCGTTCGACAAGGGATCGAATGGCTGGAATCGCAGGGCGTGTTGCGACCCGACATGAAGGACACGGTGGCCATCGCCACCAATATGTTCTATTCGGCTCGCCAACTGACCGACAAATACGGCGACAAGGTGCATTTGAAGTACCTCAAATGGGAAAGGCGCTGTGACGAGGCTTGGGATTACGCGCTGTATCCTTCCAGATTCATTGACGGGGCCACGCTTCAGAAAGGCTCGTGGCCGCCCAGCAATGCCGTATATGTGGTGAGGGCCGGCGGCGCTCCGCTGTTGGCTGTGCTCAAAGATGACACCAAGCACTGCGCCACCGCTACTGCCGCGTTCAAATCAACCGATTGGCCCACAGCCATCGAACACTACAAATCCGAAGTGGCCGCCCATCCCGACAACGACATCGCTTGGGTGGGTATGTCGCTCTCGTACCTGAACCTCGGCGAGCTGGAAGAATCCAAGAAGGCCGCCGAACGCGCCATCGAAATCACGCCCGACGACCCTCAGGCCAATAATTTGATTGGGATGTATTGGATGAACAAAAACGACGCGGCAAAAGCCAAAAGCCAGTTTGAACTCGCCTTGCGCAAGGAGTCCAACAACCCCATGGCTTGGTATTACCTGGCTATCATCGCCCGTTCGCAGCAGGACAACCAGACCGCGCTCAAAAACCTGATGAACGCTATTGAGCTGGCGCCCAATTTCAAGCAGGCCTACGAAATGTCGGCACAGATTTATGAGTCGCAGGGCAACGCGCAGGCGGCACAGCGGTTTCGGGCGGCTCTGGGCCAATTGCAGTGA
- the murI gene encoding glutamate racemase — MQKNRPIGFFDSGIGGLSVLHEALKILPNEHYIYFSDGDNAPYGTRPKEEVRALVLSAAAFIAQQNIKALVVACNTATSVAIEDLRQRYPFPVIGMEPAVKPAVMAGGRKRVLVFATELTLKEEKFRNLVARVDTEQVVDYLPLQELVMFAERFEFDEPTIVAYLNAKLDGLALSQYGAVVLGCTHFLFFKKIMRQVLPPEIQIIDGNLGTVNNLKNKLGTRLRDDGPGHVRYYVSGKPMDAAWFERWLRRLSADETRLAEGAK; from the coding sequence ATGCAAAAAAACCGTCCCATTGGCTTTTTTGATTCGGGCATTGGTGGCCTTAGCGTGTTGCACGAGGCACTAAAAATCCTGCCCAACGAACACTATATTTATTTTTCCGACGGCGACAACGCGCCCTATGGCACACGCCCGAAGGAAGAGGTGCGGGCATTGGTGCTCTCAGCCGCCGCGTTCATCGCCCAACAAAACATCAAGGCACTCGTGGTGGCCTGCAACACGGCCACCAGCGTCGCCATCGAGGATTTGAGGCAACGCTACCCATTCCCCGTCATTGGCATGGAGCCTGCCGTGAAACCCGCCGTGATGGCTGGGGGGCGCAAGCGCGTGTTGGTGTTTGCCACCGAATTGACATTGAAAGAGGAAAAATTCAGGAATCTCGTTGCTCGCGTGGACACGGAACAGGTGGTGGACTATCTGCCCTTGCAGGAGTTGGTGATGTTTGCCGAGCGGTTTGAGTTCGACGAGCCAACCATCGTCGCATACCTGAACGCAAAACTCGACGGCCTCGCGCTCAGTCAATACGGCGCGGTGGTGCTGGGCTGCACCCATTTTTTATTTTTCAAAAAAATCATGCGCCAAGTGTTGCCGCCAGAAATTCAAATCATTGATGGCAACCTCGGCACGGTGAACAACCTCAAAAACAAATTGGGCACGCGCCTTCGCGACGACGGCCCCGGCCACGTGCGCTATTATGTGTCAGGCAAGCCCATGGACGCAGCATGGTTTGAGCGATGGCTCAGGCGACTGTCAGCCGACGAGACACGCTTGGCAGAGGGGGCAAAATGA
- a CDS encoding cytochrome c maturation protein CcmE: protein MKKSHIIAIAIVAVAIGILISASKDVTTYSNFAQATASGERVKLIGQLVKDRPVDYNPEKAPDYMAFYMKDEAGEVRQVVLRAAKPQDFERSESIVLTGQMNGDHFEASDMLLKCPSKYKDQEIYVRSEQKN from the coding sequence ATGAAAAAATCACACATCATAGCTATTGCCATCGTCGCTGTTGCCATCGGCATCCTCATATCGGCCAGCAAGGACGTGACCACCTATTCCAATTTTGCCCAAGCCACGGCGAGTGGCGAGCGGGTGAAACTCATCGGCCAATTGGTGAAAGACCGACCTGTGGATTACAACCCCGAAAAGGCACCTGACTATATGGCGTTCTATATGAAGGACGAGGCGGGCGAGGTGCGGCAAGTAGTGCTAAGAGCTGCCAAACCGCAGGACTTCGAGCGTTCCGAATCCATCGTGCTCACCGGGCAGATGAATGGCGACCACTTCGAGGCATCGGATATGCTGCTCAAATGCCCGTCGAAGTACAAAGACCAAGAAATCTATGTGCGCTCGGAGCAGAAAAATTGA
- a CDS encoding linear amide C-N hydrolase — protein MLKKVFATAFLSILTLSTSINDASACTRVVYKGPNGVVMTGRSMDFSIEIPANLWCFPRGMKRNGEVGPNSFEWTSKYGSVIASSWDIATPDGMNEKGLVANLLWLVQSKYPAFDKNGDKKGLTIAAWAQYALDNFATVAEAVETLKKEEFVVVTDFIPGTDKFTTVHLSLSDATGDNAIFEYVEGKLVIHHDPSYTVMTNDPLFEQQLAINEYWQSVPGKEFLPGTNKAADRFVRAHYYINAIPQTDNTRIAVASVFSVVRNVSVPYGISTEGFPNLSTTQWRVVADQKNLVYYFETALTPNTFWVDLKKMNFSEKGEVKVLRTSNEATYAGEVSGKFVKSVPFKFQGL, from the coding sequence ATGCTAAAAAAAGTTTTTGCAACGGCCTTTTTATCCATCCTGACACTCTCCACCTCCATCAACGACGCATCGGCCTGCACCAGAGTGGTCTATAAAGGCCCCAACGGTGTTGTCATGACTGGTAGGAGCATGGATTTTTCCATTGAAATCCCTGCAAACTTGTGGTGTTTCCCAAGAGGCATGAAGCGCAATGGCGAGGTAGGGCCAAATTCTTTTGAATGGACCTCCAAATATGGGAGCGTGATAGCCAGCTCTTGGGACATAGCCACTCCCGACGGCATGAACGAAAAAGGGTTGGTGGCCAACCTCCTTTGGCTTGTGCAATCGAAATACCCAGCCTTCGACAAAAACGGAGACAAAAAGGGATTGACCATCGCCGCTTGGGCCCAATACGCGCTGGACAATTTTGCCACGGTGGCCGAAGCAGTGGAGACACTCAAAAAAGAGGAATTTGTCGTGGTCACTGATTTTATCCCCGGCACTGACAAGTTCACGACCGTACATCTTTCGTTATCAGACGCGACAGGCGACAACGCCATATTCGAATACGTGGAAGGCAAACTTGTTATTCACCACGACCCGTCCTACACGGTCATGACAAACGACCCCTTGTTCGAACAGCAATTGGCAATCAACGAATACTGGCAAAGCGTGCCGGGCAAAGAATTTCTGCCCGGCACCAATAAGGCAGCAGACCGCTTTGTGCGGGCACATTATTACATCAATGCTATCCCTCAGACCGACAACACACGGATAGCGGTTGCCAGCGTTTTTAGTGTGGTACGAAATGTATCCGTGCCTTATGGCATCTCCACCGAGGGTTTCCCCAATTTGTCCACCACACAGTGGAGAGTTGTGGCCGACCAAAAAAACCTGGTCTATTATTTCGAGACGGCACTCACCCCAAACACTTTCTGGGTAGATTTGAAAAAGATGAATTTTAGTGAGAAAGGAGAGGTCAAAGTGCTCAGAACATCGAACGAGGCCACCTACGCGGGTGAAGTTTCAGGCAAGTTCGTCAAATCGGTGCCTTTTAAATTTCAAGGGCTGTGA